A window of the Bactrocera neohumeralis isolate Rockhampton unplaced genomic scaffold, APGP_CSIRO_Bneo_wtdbg2-racon-allhic-juicebox.fasta_v2 ctg1922, whole genome shotgun sequence genome harbors these coding sequences:
- the LOC126766631 gene encoding LOW QUALITY PROTEIN: protein-L-histidine N-pros-methyltransferase-like (The sequence of the model RefSeq protein was modified relative to this genomic sequence to represent the inferred CDS: inserted 1 base in 1 codon; deleted 1 base in 1 codon), which produces MKTLSRDLRTYGSGNRRRPLLRYEPNLVKVPGSMLHKFELLHCDAETKQFLEEAAGFSLWKLFASHLLRAFVRHHANGLLGRGGMFVVSTEQARQLLRRQETARRLCIFGSLLDIGAGDGGVTAKLQPFFDRIFATEYSATMRWRLWRRGFEVLNHEDPFRDPQTKERRVFDVITCLNVLDRXDLPLTLLRDMRDSLEPEKGLLLLAVVLPWCPFVEFNSQQRRPRELLPMRGGQCCKGASFEDSLSTLVENVLEPVGFELVRWTRLPYLCEGNLRLEYALLHDAVFVLKRKPPGTFKDTATLAPASDYA; this is translated from the exons ATGAAGACGCTCTCGAGAGACCTGCGCACCTATGGGAGCGGCAATCGCCGCCGCCCTCTGCTGCGATATGAGCCAAACCTCGTGAAGGTCCCGGGTTCGATGCTTCACAAGTTTGAACTTTTGCATTGCGATGCGGAGACGAAGCAGTTTCTCGAGGAGGCGGCCGGCTTCTCACTGTGGAAGCTCTTCGCCAGCCATTTACTGCGCGCCTTTGTACGGCACCACGCAAATGGTCTGCTCGGTCGCGGCGGCATGTTTGTTGTCTCGACGGAGCAGGCGCGCCAGTTGCTGCGTCGGcaa GAGACAGCGCGGCGTCTCTGCATTTTTGGTTCGTTACTGGACATTGGCGCCGGCGATGGAGGCGTCACCGCGAAGTTGCAGCCGTTTTTTGACCGCATTTTCGCCACGGAATATTCCGCCACGATGCGGTGGCGGCTCTGGCGGCGCGGGTTCGAAGTGCTCAATCACGAGGATCCCTTCCGCGACCCGCAGACGAAGGAGCGGAGGGTCTTTGACGTCATCACCTGCCTCAACGTGCTGGATC GCGATTTGCCGCTCACACTTCTGCGGGACATGCGAGACTCGCTGGAGCCAGAGAAAGGACTTCTCCTTCTCGCGGTGGTGCTGCCCTGGTGTCCTTTTGTCGAGTTCAACAGTCAGCAGCGGCGGCCGCGAGAGTTGCTG CCCATGCGGGGCGGTCAGTGCTGCAAAGGCGCGAGTTTTGAGGATTCCCTCTCCACGCTGGTGGAGAACGTTTTGGAGCCGGTTGGCTTCGAGTTGGTCCGGTGGACGCGGCTGCCATACCTGTGTGAGGGCAATCTGAGGTTAGAGTATGCCCTCCTCCACGATGCGGTGTTTGTGCTGAAGCGCAAGCCGCCGGGCACGTTCAAGGACACCGCGACCCTCGCGCCTGCAAGTGACTACGCCTGA